One window of the Zea mays cultivar B73 chromosome 3, Zm-B73-REFERENCE-NAM-5.0, whole genome shotgun sequence genome contains the following:
- the LOC100281786 gene encoding protein kinase — MAACRPSGLSVLCSLYRLYICMLFIHVPRAHSLSFDLSFSKPQSPDLSSQKINFNGDAYPTPETLELTRNQHDQSSTNSIGRATYAQPVPLWDGATGETASFTTTFTFRIRPDSWSPYPGDGMAFFLGHYGSDIPVQSGGGMLGLVPTHTNGTGNGTVVAVEFDTFQNPTNDDISSNHVGIDVDSLNSTASTDTTSPTKNLTSGYLMAATVRYENVTRLLALELTVNDTSYYVNATVDLKGYLPERVAVGFSAATGNGGEQHQVLSWSFTSTLPEPPAPAPAPPPHATPDNNQPPKKKRSVGTTGLIIAVLVPLLSLLACAAGVLARRKLRGRRRRRPPNGSSDDDNDYQEQDNGSRAELERGVAATGPRRYAYRDLAAATDNFAEDGKLGRGGFGSVYRGKLTVAGEERPVAIKVLSSESSAQGRKEFEAEVRIISRLKHRNLVQLLGWCDSRHGLLLVYELVAQGSLDRHLHGSERFLAWPDRHQIILGLGSALRYLHQEWEQRVVHGDIKPSNIMLDDSLGAKLGDFGLARLGDHGGRWHTTKAVLGTAGYIDPEFVNTRHPSTHADVYSFGIVLLEVVSGRSPVVLLPGEPPFVLLKWVWGLYGRNAVLDAADEQLRGGGDDDECIERALVVGLWCAHPEQSERPSIAQAMHVLQSADARLPALPPQMYKTASDLAVTGRSYGVLSVESYSGGDSSTTTTTAGYSKTSSGSSTTALLRDSKERP; from the coding sequence ATGGCGGCCTGCCGTCCCTCCGGCCTCAGCGTCTTGTGCAGCCTCTACCGTCTCTACATCTGCATGCTGTTCATCCATGTCCCTCGGGCTCACTCGCTGTCCTTCGACCTCAGCTTCTCCAAACCCCAGAGCCCAGACCTCTCCTCCCAGAAGATAAACTTCAACGGCGACGCGTACCCCACTCCAGAAACGCTCGAGCTGACGCGAAACCAGCATGACCAAAGCAGCACCAACAGCATCGGCCGGGCGACGTACGCGCAGCCGGTGCCGCTGTGGGATGGCGCCACCGGCGAGACGGCCAGCTTCACCACCACCTTCACCTTCCGGATCAGGCCGGACTCGTGGAGCCCGTACCCCGGCGACGGGATGGCGTTCTTCCTCGGCCACTACGGGTCAGATATCCCCGTCCAGAGCGGCGGCGGCATGCTCGGCCTCGTCCCGACCCACACCAACGGCACCGGAAACGGCACCGTCGTCGCCGTCGAGTTCGACACCTTCCAGAACCCGACGAACGACGACATCAGCAGCAACCACGTGGGCATCGACGTCGACTCCCTCAACTCCACGGCGTCCACGGACACCACCTCGCCGACCAAGAACCTCACGTCCGGTTACCTGATGGCGGCCACCGTAAGGTACGAGAACGTCACCAGGTTGCTCGCCTTGGAGCTCACCGTCAACGACACGTCCTACTACGTCAACGCAACTGTCGATCTCAAGGGCTACCTACCGGAGCGTGTAGCCGTCGGCTTCTCCGCGGCGACTGGAAATGGCGGCGAGCAGCACCAGGTGCTGTCATGGTCATTCACGTCCACTCTGCCGGAACCACCGGCACCGGCACCGGCACCGCCGCCGCATGCGACACCAGACAACAACCAGCCTCCCAAGAAGAAGAGATCAGTCGGGACCACGGGCCTGATAATCGCCGTGCTTGTGCCTCTGCTATCTCTCCTGGCGTGTGCGGCAGGCGTGCTGGCAAGGCGAAAACtcaggggaagaagaagaagaagaccgcCAAACGGTAGCAGCGACGACGACAACGATTACCAAGAACAGGACAACGGCAGCAGGGCGGAGCTCGAGAGAGGAGTGGCTGCCACCGGCCCCCGGCGGTACGCGTACCGCGACCTGGCCGCCGCCACCGACAACTTCGCCGAGGACGGCAAGCTCGGTCGCGGTGGCTTCGGGAGCGTCTACAGGGGCAAACTCACCGTCGCCGGCGAAGAGCGGCCCGTGGCGATCAAGGTGTTGTCGTCGGAGTCGTCGGCGCAGGGCAGGAAGGAGTTCGAGGCGGAGGTGAGGATCATCAGCCGGCTCAAGCATCGCAACCTCGTGCAGCTCCTGGGCTGGTGCGACAGCCGGCACGGCCTCCTGCTCGTCTACGAGCTGGTGGCCCAGGGCAGCCTCGACAGGCATCTCCACGGCAGCGAGCGCTTCTTGGCGTGGCCGGACAGGCACCAGATCATCCTCGGCCTGGGGTCGGCGCTGCGGTACCTCCACCAGGAGTGGGAGCAGCGCGTGGTGCACGGCGACATCAAGCCCAGCAACATCATGCTGGACGACTCGCTGGGCGCCAAGCTCGGCGACTTCGGCCTGGCCCGGCTCGGAGACCACGGCGGGCGCTGGCACACCACCAAGGCCGTGCTCGGCACCGCGGGGTACATCGACCCGGAGTTCGTCAACACGCGCCACCCGAGCACCCACGCCGACGTGTACAGCTTCGGCATCGTCCTCCTCGAGGTCGTCTCCGGCCGGTCCCCGGTGGTCCTGCTGCCCGGCGAGCCGCCCTTCGTTCTGCTCAAGTGGGTGTGGGGCCTGTACGGACGGAACGCGGTCCTCGACGCGGCGGACGAGCAGCtgaggggcggcggcgacgacgacgagtgCATCGAGAGGGCACTCGTCGTCGGGCTCTGGTGCGCCCACCCTGAGCAGAGCGAGCGGCCGTCCATCGCGCAGGCCATGCACGTCCTGCAGTCGGCGGACGCCAGGCTGCCGGCGCTCCCGCCGCAGATGTACAAGACGGCGTCGGACCTCGCCGTCACCGGACGTTCCTACGGCGTTTTGTCCGTGGAAAGCTACAGCGGCGGTGACTCCTCTACGACGACTACGACCGCCGGCTACTCCAAAACTTCTTCAGGCTCGTCGACCACGGCCTTGCTCCGAGATTCAAAAGAGAGACCTTGA